In Hermetia illucens chromosome 5, iHerIll2.2.curated.20191125, whole genome shotgun sequence, a single window of DNA contains:
- the LOC119657531 gene encoding clusterin-associated protein 1: protein MSFKDVRDLSDHLKLLGYPNNFPLSSLYTNYGGLNSFKVVADVLQWLVGRLEPGATIPGSTKNETDRILLIRSATEFFVTKTGVKVNPRKLYASSSAAAKELQKITSLLITTPSAEDEQNDENLRSLAPIDLGDKIDELRRARELSSELTNRGAALYDLLSKEMVNKETRSIQSSRIMEISAVEKALRNAISSAQLKLQSAKTQLETSRVEKQAASSKLQRKKAELERSKQRLDALQKIRPAHMKEYEELEEELRGLFQQYFLRVRCRDALKSQLNSRIKSPTPIATPVIKATENSITFIPEGLIDDDDEDDDLDEIDDDDMTISGMMGRDEPPGAKEKDLGVGPKPEEKREVRVRPTTGRLKPRTGTTVGRHKIIGSMLGDPDDDILDSSLGSGNSDSEIELGGNEFGLNSDDDISLSKLTGEVAPKPPPKNDHSDEDF, encoded by the exons ATCTCTCTGACCACCTTAAACTGCTTGGCTATCCCAACAACTTCCCCCTTTCATCGCTTTACACAAACTACGGTGGCTTGAATAGTTTTAAAGTGGTGGCGGATGTTTTACAATGGCTTGTAGGTCGTCTAGAGCCTGGAGCTACCATTCCTGGAAGCACTAAAAATGAAACAGATCGAATCCTTTTGATCCGCTCAGCAACCGAATTCTTTGTTACGAAGActggagtgaaagtaaatccgAGAAAGCTCTATGCCAGTTCTTCGGCTGCAGCTAAAGAGCTCCAGAAAATTACTAGCCTGCTGATAACTACTCCTTCAGCTGAAGATGAGCAAAATGATGAGAACCTAAGAAGCCTGGCACCAATTGATTTGGGGGATAAAATTGACGAATTGCGTCGAGCTCGAGAACTTTCATCGGAATTGACTAACCGTGGAGCTGCGTTGTATGATTTGCTCTCAAAGGAAATGGTTAATAAG GAAACCCGAAGCATTCAATCATCACGTATCATGGAGATTTCAGCGGTGGAAAAGGCATTGCGAAACGCCATATCTTCAGCACAGCTCAAGCTTCAGTCAGCAAAAACTCAACTGGAAACATCAAGGGTTGAAAAACAGGCAGCAAGTTCGAAACTTCAACGTAAGAAGGCCGAGCTTGAGCGGTCCAAACAGCGTTTGGATGCTCTTCAAAAAATCCGTCCTGCTCATATGAAAGAGTATGAAGAATTGGAAGAAGAACTACGCGGTCTATTCCAGCAATATTTCTTAAGAGTTCGTTGCCGGGATGCTCTTAAATCCCAACTAAATTCCAGGATAAAAAGTCCTACGCCTATAGCTACTCCTGTTATCAAAGCGACCGAGAACTCGATCACCTTCATCCCTGAAGGACTTatcgatgatgatgacgaagatGATGATCTTGATGAAATCGATGATGATGACATGACTATATCTGGGATGATGGGTCGCGATGAACCACCaggggctaaagaaaaagatctGGGGGTAGGACCTAAACCGGAAGAAAAACGAGAAGTACGAGTCAGACCTACCACAGGCCGCTTGAAACCGCGCACTGGTACTACAGTTGGGAGGCATAAGATTATTGGAAGTATGCTGGGTGATCCAGATGATGATATCTTGGACAGCAGCTTAGGAAGCGGGAATTCTGATAGTGAGATCGAGCTGGGTGGGAATGAAT TTGGATTGAACTCAGATGATGACATAAGCTTGTCTAAGCTTACTGGAGAAGTTGCTCCAAaaccaccaccaaaaaatgatcaTAGTGACGAAGATTTCTAG